The Oreochromis aureus strain Israel breed Guangdong linkage group 15, ZZ_aureus, whole genome shotgun sequence genome contains the following window.
taccactgtacatggttgaaatgacaataaaagccacttgacttgacttattcttcaacacaatcTGAACTCTCTCAGGCAAACTTTCTTTATTCTGGAATATTTCTCCAGACTTCTCAaagttcttctttggatgttggctttcTTTCGTTGTGTTTTCTGATTCCATAGAGTTGACATCTTTGACATATCACtgccttttcttcctgtttcccttTCTTAAGAACGGTTTCTGACATCCACCCTCCCACTGAGACCACGTCTGATGGTCAGTAGATGGACATGACTTCTTCTTTAGTCCCCCATTTGTCCTGTTTCTGCTCACTGTGCCAAGTTTCTGACTTTGGGTCTTTGGAATTCACTTTGTAATGGCAAAAATGTTACtttctttggatttttttgtagattcaactaaagaaactgGAACAACTTATGTGTTATTGTGGCAGTCTTCTTTTCCAAGGCGTCTGTTATATTTAAACAACACAGGTTCATCCgctgagttaggtgcctttttatcACTTTTAAAAATGACCAGACAGTCTGGctgcttggaagcaaaatattttggggggaaaaaaagagtggtggctcaagacttttgcacattaaTGTATAAGAAaggaaaattaaaatatttaaataaagagGAAAGAATTTGTAGCACCAGAGGTCTTTTAATAAACAGTCATTTGCAAAGTAATTTCAGGCATTCACTCTGAAGCACATCAAAACGTCTGTGTTCCCCTCTCACTGTGCTCCGTGCTCAGATACCTTTAGAGCCGGCTATTTAGTCTGACGCTGACAAACCTGTGTGCTGGTTGTTTGTAACGTGCGTGAGTGTGGTTCAATCTTTACTGCCATTTGGAAAACTCAAATAAATCTCTGCATTTGACGGTGAAAAATATGCATTCGGATTCAGTGAATACCTCCGGTCAACAAATCTGCTGTAATTATAGTAATCTGGATCCCTGGGTATTCTCCAGTCGAGTGTCAGTTGTCAGACAAAACGGACTGCGTCTCATCTCGTTTTTGTTTTGGCCCCGTTTTGATGCCACAAACCAAGCAAGTTCATCAGCAGCAGCGAGGACGCCAGCAGGGTGGAGATGGAGCACGTTATTATCACATAATGACAGTCCCAGCTCTGAAAACGCACGCCGCCGTCTCTCCAGGAATAGACGCTCAGCCAAGCAAAAGCAACGAGCGGTCAATGGAAAACCAACAACGGCAAGATGTTTTTTcattcgttttttttttttacaaaatggCTTTTATTCTGTCTTCATCATGTACAAACTttgtcaaataataataaagtctgACAACTGCAGCTGCTTTGCTCGTGTTTGGGTCAAACCAAATCCAgccatatatatgtatgtatatatagcaGAGCTTTTAAGTATTTAGAGTTCAAACATTAAATGTAGGCACTGGAATAGCTTAAAAGGACAAATGTTTTATGACTACAGCATTGTTCAAAGGCATCCTCAGCCACTAGCAGGCGGAGCTCTTGCATTTCAGATAATAAGCATGAATCCACATAAAAGGTTGTGTATAGGGAGGAGCAAGAAAACACAAGTCAAGCCGTCACAGAGTCGGAGGTTGCAGTGGCAGCATGGGTAGCTGTGCTGAACTGCAGACCACAGGAATGGGCTATTTTTGGAAAGATCTCCTCCTCTCGGAGAAGGAAGCAGGCAGCTCGCCTCATCACTGAGCGTCCAGGATGTCTGGTGTGGCACTCGGGCTCTGTGATGACCAGGAAGAGGGAGTGACCTGATTATAGAGGACGTCCTGAGAGCCAAAAAGCGGCTCTCTGAGATGGAGCATGTACACGAGGAACAGATTGAGAGCCACCATGGCGAGGAGCGGGAAGACGCTCAGACCGGAGCCGAAGCCTCGCCAGGAGATGCACGTGTTCAGGGCGACCCAGTAAACAAGCCTGAGGAGCACgaaaagaaaacatcaaacagGAAATCAGACGCTCACAGCTTCTCCACCAGCGTTACCTCCAATCTGCTAGGCTCCGTCTGCCAGACATGTTTAATAACtccatatttttaaataaagtttccCAAAATACATATACGCCTTTCAATGCACTGCAATAAATGTTGCTACAATCAATTTGTAGGGTCATAAATTGACCTTTTTTGGGAGTGGGTGCAATAACACAAAGAGCTCTCAGCAGTTTATAGCAACTTTCAAAACCACAGTTTTACTGGGGGGTTTTTGTACTCTCGTTTTTTACTGGCCACAGCAGACAGCTGCTCAGCTTTAAAAACCAACTGAGTAATACCCGTCCAGCATAAAACAGCAGTGCAGACGCAGTCAGCAACGAGCTGTTTAAATGAGCAGGTTAAGAGACAGATGCTGCATTTCACTCAGATCTTAGAGACCAAATAAGAAGAGAGAAAACTTCAAGAGGTCACAAATGAGGCCTAACTAATATCTAATAAGAGGGCTGATAAATCAGAGGCTCAAACCAACTTAACTTTGTAAAACTGGCAAACTTTGAGGCTCGCAGTCTGAGCTCTGCGCTGCTCTGTGACGCAGAGCCAGAGCTTCTCTTTGGGTTTGTTAATGACAGTGGTTGTGTTCATTTTTAGCCCTGTCAGTGGCGTGGCTCTACGAACGGCAGTGTCAGCCTGTCAGTGCATCGCTTTGGACTAAAATAACTATCTCGCCGCCATCGCCGTCATTTATGTTGCTCCTCGGCTTTTGGAGAAAGCGTGTGTGGCTGTCACACTTCTGCGTGAACTACTGATCACTGAAACATCTTTCAATAACCTTTCCTTAAAGTGCTGGCTCAAAATGggtttcctttttatttttgcaactGTAACAAAAAGTAATTAACCTTTTGACAACTAGTCTTGGTCACCTCTACCCCTGTCTAGTTTCAACATAGGGTTGGCATTTTACACTCTTCCTAATCAGTGTACTAACTCTGGACTTTTCTCAATTCTGGTCTGTGAAGCAGAAAAAAGTGGCACTAATTAGCATGTTTGCACACTGATGACAACACTGGGCTCACAGGAACGCCTGGCTGCCAGCATGGCTATAAACTCTTAGGTTGTTGCAGGTGTAATATTCACTAAAGCCTGTCTTTATCGACTTTTCTgccaaataaaagaaataagatATTAAATTTTAGTCTACATATATGGGTTTTCATTTACATCATATTTGCCAAATCCACTATTTATTACTTAAAAATGTGTTACTAGTGATGTAGAGGTCTCAAAAACTCAAATATGATACACGTGGCGTTACAGGGTTAACTCTCCGTGTGGACATCATGGTCTAATCTTCAAATGTCAGAGTTCTTTCCTGGGAACAAAGTGATCTGTCTGTAACAGTGTGGAGTTATTCTAGACCTGACTTTTAGGCGGATTTATTGGTCCTTATTTGTGTAGCACTCCGGCTACACAGATAGAAGGATTATGGAAATTCAGCTGACGCAGAGGCTGCTGAGACGTTTATGTAAAGTCCTCCAACAAGCCAGCAGCTAGCAGGCCCATCCACAGTGGGTAATTCAAATGGCTAGAATGGGAAAGAGAGTGAccacagaagaggaagaaagaaaaaactaatcGTACATCCGGTAAGGTCGGACCAACCCCACTGGCTCACAGGAGCTTTCCACCTTTCTCGCTTTTGAGCCTCACCTTCCAAAGATGAACATTATGACCAGGATAGGCACCAACTTCAGCTGGTCTTGAGGCAGTAGCGCAGCCATAACAACAAGGTTCAGGACGTAGAGGAGTAACTGCTCCAGGGAGGTGGTGACGAAAAGCTGCTGAACCGCACCTCTTCTGGGAAACGACTCCTGCAGATCGAAGGAGCCGCTGCAGAACTGGCAGGCTGCACCCATGAGCATCGCTGCAAGGGATAAAGGAGCAATAAGTCAGTTAGCATCTTGAATCTGGGCCATCTTTCCGCAAACAGCGCGCTCGTCCTGACAGCACACTTTGTTTTTGCAATTCCATCATTTGAATGTGAAGCAAACGCCAGCAGACTGGCCCACATGCAAATACTCCTCACAGCCACCAgcctgacctttttttttttttaccacctgCCCTCTTATTCCGAGTCACTCTCATTTGGGAAGTGATTAAAATGTTCTCGAACAATTAGGCCACAGCCTGGGAGATGAGGGACACAGCCAGCCTCTTATTGTAGTTTCCATTTAAAGCTATGTGAAGGAGAAGGAAATTATGCTTCTCCCCAGAGGCCTGGGAGACGTCTGCTGCTACTGACGCTGAAAGCGCATGAAATTAAAGAGGACAGGAGACACTGAAGCATTCCAAGACAAAGCAGCCAGACAAACCAAATCCTCTCTTAATCATTATCTTTCATTCAAGGCTCTCACATGGCTGTTTTTGAATTTCAgcgtgcaggtgtgtgtgtgtttgtgagacaCATACCGAGCAGGATGGGGACAGCAGCCACCACACAGCAGCACAAGGTGAAAACGATGCGGCTGGTTACGTCAGGGAAGTCAGGGGGTTTGATGGGCACGTAGAAATAGAGTGCATAGAGGATCCCGGACGCACACAGAAGCGAGGCCAGCACCGAGAAGAAAGCGGGGACTCGGCTGCTCTGACAGCATGTGCACTGGCAACAGCGGCATCGTCCCCGATCCGAAGCCTCCCGCGCAGCCACGCAAGTCTCTCCACGGGCCTCGGAACTCCACACAGCCAGCTCCACGCTCTCCGGCGGCGGCCCTATCAGAGGCCGACCCTCGTCCACAGTGCAGTCCAGATTGGCGGATTCTGGACTCCATCTCGGTGCGTCTGTGCCGTTGGGAATGTCTCCCTGAGAGGCCGGGGTTGGAGGGCCGACGCAGTTTTCCGTGGCGGCGTCCAAATTGCGCGCCGCGATGATAGGACTGGAAAGAGTTTGATCCagctccccctcctccccacgACGCGCTCGAGGCTCTTCTGGGAGGCTGACGCCAGACTGCTGGTGGCAAGGAGCAGAGCCTGTTCGAATCagagcacattttaaaaaaaaaacatcaaacgcAATCAGCTGCAGACTTACTCCAATCAATCATTCACTTTCTTACTTTTAAAATACAAAGCAGAGTCGAAAGTCTCATATAAACTGTTCTTACAAGATTACTCTGATGATGGTTAGGCCTGCCCACTAATTGTCCAGCAAACACTGATCAGTGAAAAGAATCTAGTGTCACAAAGTTTGGAttagtggggggaaaaaagcacttAGTGGCAGCTCTAGTTTACGTGGTTGAACTGCGGTGCTCACGCACTAATTACATTTACTATAAGGCTGGATATCTGCAGGCTGCTGGCCTGCTCATAAATGACTGTTCATAGTTTAGTATTCGAAGCATGTAAACAGTAGGTAATATTGGCCTAATACACAGTGTGGCTTTGTGTACACATCTGTAAAATCTATATTTGAAAGGTTtgttattatgttttatttatttctctagTCGTTTCAACGCTACTGAAAATATGTGCGGAAAAAAGGATatatcaaaatatttaaataacccAATAAAGAGTCTAATAATTGCTTTGAACTATAATTAATCTTTGGTTGAGCTGTAATAATGATATATGCATATATGCAGGCCATTTTATTAGGTCAATCACATAGCAgcagctcagtgcatttaggcgtGAATACATGATCAAAACCACCTGCTGAGGTTCAAACTGAGCACTAGAATGAagaaaaaaggtgatttaagtgactttgcaTGAGGCAGGATCGTCGGTGTCAGACAGGCTgatctgaatatttcagaaactgctcatctgctgggattttcttgCACAACACAATAGTTTGACGAAGGGAAGcaatccagtgagcagcagcacTCTGGATGgaaatgtcttgttgatgtcagaggttcAGAGCACTCCGAGCTGATAGATAATCAGTTCACTGCACTCAATGGGCCTCcagagtcaccagatctcaatccaatagagcatgtggtggaacgggagattcatgtcatggatgtgcagccaacaaatctcaATCAAACTTCAGCACCTTGTTAAATTAACGCcctaaaagaaacagaagacaaAAAGGGGGCCCAAcctggtactagcaaggtgtccCTAATGAACTGGCCTGTCTGACACCGGAGCCAAAGAGATCTGAATGTCCAGATCCAGGAAGGGGGAGAAGGAGAGCCTGGGTGGGTCGATGTAAGTGTATTTGCATTACTGTCAAATAATGTAATGAAAATGACCAAAACAACcaatgaaaagaatgaaattGTCTGTATACTAAAAGTGTGACATAGTTTAACCAAAGGGTTGTGTtttaatacacagaaaatagtCCTGTACGGATACTTCTTTAAAAATCTATCTATTTAAAGCGTAGACGGTCGCACCAACTCGctgttggttttggtctttAAATAGGATTTGTTTATAATAAGTAAAGTCGTACATCCCGAGTTGTATCCCAACTGCCACAAAAACCACGTGTCATCTTTCTTTCACCTCTAATTAAGCATCTGACGGGTGTGATATGCAGAAGAGAGCCCAAAAACCAACATAAGCCCTCAGACACAAATTAAAGCTCTAGAAAAAGGGTTTGGACCAAAACGTAAAAACATCCAGACCGCCGCTGCTGCAAGGACACAAAGCAGCACCCATTAAACACCAGAAGCTACCGAGGAGGATTACAAACATCCCGACACTTCACATTACAGATGGGAGTCACCCACCAGCAGCGCTTTAACTGTTTCCCTCACAGCTTGGACTTGGTTCTCTCACACAAATATTAAATCTAATTACAagaatgtttgttttgtttacaaaaaaaagctgtttttcctAAAGCACAACTCAAGTTTTTATGATATTTTACCCAGAATTAAAAGCTGATTTTTCCAAAATCGGACTAAAGttaaggattttaaaaaaaatttctcttcTGGAAAATGATTTAActtgttttttcttaatgtttttGTGATATAATTGCACTTAACTTATTCCATTCAACACAAacaatgctttttttcctctgcaggCTCTGTCCTAACTCTATTTGGATCCAGCCTGGACTCAATCCGACTTTAGCTTTTGCTAATTTGCTCTGGCCTCCCTTCAAATCCTACAGCTCCGACCAGGAGACAGTAAAAAGCAGCGGCAATAACTCACTCCTTGGCTGATCCGTCGCTGGTGGCGGTTCCAGCGAGCGCTGGGAGCCGGAGACAGAGTGGGAGGACGAGTGCAGCTCCTCCACCGACGACTCAGGGCTGTCTGACACCGGAGCCAAAGAGATCTGAGTGTCCAGATCCAGGAAGGGGGAGAAGGAGAGCCTGGCCGGGTCGATGTCCTGGAGCTGGTTGATGATATCGCTGATGGATTCCTTCATGCTGTCGAGCTCCTTCGCATTCTGCCGGTTAGTGGCCTGAAGCCCCGAGGTGCTCATAGTCACAGAGCCTGAGAGGAGCAGGAAGAGGTCCAGGTGGAAATCAGGCCAAGATCAGTTTAAAACATCAGACTGCGGAAAGAGACAAGAGTGAGGGAGAAAATCACCTTAATTCCCCCAAGTGTCAGAAAAGCTTGATTAATACACACGTCTGAAAAAATATCCCCGAGAAAACACAGTGATTCATCTTTATTTTCCCTTAAATATCGTCAGTAATCCGCTTTCTTTCAAGCCTCTGCTGTCACATGTGGACTTTATGATTCTTTGCCCTTTTCTTCTACCTGTAAGGCCCAATTTATATTCAGCTTCAGGAATCTGTTTGTCTTGACCAGAATAGCTCTGACCTCAGGGGAAAGGTCAGCGCTGAGGGAGACGGTTACACTCAAAAACTTCACAGGGACTTTATGTGGACTGAGAAAACttgcttttttggggggaggatAGAGGAAATTATGGGTTTATGCACATGGTTATACAATAATCATCACTGACAGGATGTCAAAGTTTATCTTCCCCTGTTTCTGTTGGGAACACTTTCTCATCAGGTTTGAATCCCTGTCAGTAGAGAAACTCAGGAAATCAGCACACAAATGCGTCACACTCTCGTGCACACCGAAGCGCGTCACAATAATCGCAGACTCCAGCTTTATGATCTGCAGCGGCAAGTCCAAAAGGCGGCTGGCGTGCACTGCACTGTTGCCCTGCATCCTTTAAACGTATCACACATGAGACTGTATGAATCTGCAGGTTTCAACACTTTGCGGGGAGCTTATTATTAATTGAAAGCCTTCTTTTGGTAAGTATCTCGCAGCAGGATGACTCAAACATCTATGTAGTAAAATggaaagcactgcagaggtATAATAAATATGCTTTGACGGTTTTCGCCTAAAGGAGCAAATCGATATTTTGGGAGATAAGAAGCCCGAAACCATGAAGTTACAGCAAACAGCTGACCTGCCGAGCAAAACTGAAACAGAGACAAacgttaaatgtgtttttattcacatACTGATTAAACAAATGAGACATAATGTGTTTATTAACAAGATTTAAAGGCACTGGAAGTATTCACAAAACGTCCCCCCTGTTTCTAATCTTTCTTGAGGAAAGTGCTCCGACTGCTCAGTGTCTCACCATCAGGAATCTGAAAGttatattttgaaattttgatGTCACTACACGTCCCGTCAGTACTGATAATCAGTTCTCGGCATCTTGTAAAAAAGTATTTCCTGTCCTGGCAGCTTTGACCAAAGTTTTAGGAGctacaaattttaaaaacacatatttcaaATCCAAAGAACACAGGATTATAACACTGATGGAATTTCAATTCAGAAACTCATGGATTCATGGAAAATCTTGTGTTACACTGCTACTGTGAGGTCAGACTTTAGCTTTCTTCTAAGAGAACTCTGGAGGATAAAACAGGGCAAAGTTTCACCTGTTCCTATCTCATGATGTGAAACTGAACCAGAGATGTGCAAGTTAGTTAAAAAGGTCTAAAAAAAGCACAGAAGCAGCTTACTGGAACGTCTCCTTTATGGCTCTTCATGGACTACTTCAACTCCACTATTGATATC
Protein-coding sequences here:
- the LOC116318219 gene encoding uncharacterized protein LOC116318219, whose amino-acid sequence is MSTSGLQATNRQNAKELDSMKESISDIINQLQDIDPARLSFSPFLDLDTQISLAPVSDSPESSVEELHSSSHSVSGSQRSLEPPPATDQPRSSAPCHQQSGVSLPEEPRARRGEEGELDQTLSSPIIAARNLDAATENCVGPPTPASQGDIPNGTDAPRWSPESANLDCTVDEGRPLIGPPPESVELAVWSSEARGETCVAAREASDRGRCRCCQCTCCQSSRVPAFFSVLASLLCASGILYALYFYVPIKPPDFPDVTSRIVFTLCCCVVAAVPILLAMLMGAACQFCSGSFDLQESFPRRGAVQQLFVTTSLEQLLLYVLNLVVMAALLPQDQLKLVPILVIMFIFGRLVYWVALNTCISWRGFGSGLSVFPLLAMVALNLFLVYMLHLREPLFGSQDVLYNQVTPSSWSSQSPSATPDILDAQ